A section of the Parasteatoda tepidariorum isolate YZ-2023 chromosome 6, CAS_Ptep_4.0, whole genome shotgun sequence genome encodes:
- the LOC107436581 gene encoding uncharacterized protein: protein MIGKLFFLIFMCGIGLSSQDANAYMDAVIKDNLHTAVFKAGLDPSFISDFGTKFGVQDIYGNIGEAIFNRGNLTGLDKARRKGDCTKPTPSGSTMLINCTISLTQLITEYKVLIRNGTHIYLPRNMGHVSETVVSLEIAGLHPFYRGSLKKLKVDKVGLITPTFSGLPATLNKYLKVLQDAYRTHVSAQIYNVLQNNYALALDAAFRNVSMAAHH from the exons ATGattggaaaactattttttctcatctttatgTGTG GTATAGGATTGTCCAGCCAAGATGCCAACGCATATATGGATGCAGTCATTAAAGACAATTTGCATACAGCCGTGTTCAAAGCTGGACTTGACCCGTCTTTTATATCTGATTTCGGAACTAAATTTGGAGTTCAAGACATCTATGGAAATATAGGAGAAGCAATATTTAATCGTGGTAATCTTACAGGATTAGACAAAGCAAGGCGAAAAGGCGATTGCACAAAGCCAACACCGTCTGGATCAACAATGTTAATCAACTGCACCATTAGTTTAACCCAGTTAATTACTGAATATAAAGTCCTCATAAGGAATGGAACCCATATTTATTTACCCCGAAACATGGGACATGTTTCTGAAACTGTTGTTTCTTTGGAAATTGCGGGACTGCATCCCTTCTACCGTGGCTCCCTGAAGAAGTTGAAAGTTGATAAGGTTGGACTAATCACTCCAACTTTTTCTGGACTGCCAGCTACTCTCAACAAATACTTAAAAGTTCTGCAAGACGCTTATCGAACACACGTATCGGCTCAAATATATAATGTCCTACAAAACAATTATGCCCTGGCCTTAGATGCTGCATTTAGGAATGTGTCCATGGCTGCAcatcattaa